A genomic segment from Streptosporangiales bacterium encodes:
- a CDS encoding NADH-quinone oxidoreductase subunit D, with product MNAPTPPDSPDTTTRVVGVGAGAGGLTTTEMTLNIGPQHPSTHGVLRLVVTLDGERIVSADPVIGYMHRGAEKLFEVRDYRQIIVLANRHDWLSAFSSELGVVLAVERMLGMEVPERATWARTLLAELNRVLNHLMFLGAYPLEMGAITPMFYAFREREAIQRVMEEVSGGRMHYMFNRVGGLKEDLPAGWLDRVAETVRAVRARLPDLENIIVGNEIFLARTKGIGVLTPETVHQYGVSGPVARASGVDFDLRRDEPYLAYGELFAPGGPGRVVVREEGDARARFRCLLDQAHVSLDLVDACVVRLRGLPRGPINQRLPKVLKVPEGETYAWTENPLGINGYYLVSRGEKTPWRMKLRSASFNNVQVLAEILPGCLVADMIAVLGSLFFVVGDIDR from the coding sequence ATGAACGCCCCGACCCCACCGGACTCCCCCGACACCACGACCCGCGTCGTCGGCGTCGGCGCGGGCGCGGGTGGGCTCACGACGACCGAGATGACGCTGAACATCGGTCCGCAGCATCCGTCCACCCACGGCGTCCTGCGGCTCGTCGTCACCCTCGACGGCGAGCGCATCGTGTCGGCCGATCCCGTCATCGGCTACATGCACCGAGGCGCGGAGAAGCTGTTCGAGGTGCGCGACTACCGGCAGATCATCGTGCTCGCCAACCGGCACGACTGGCTGTCCGCGTTCTCCAGCGAACTCGGCGTCGTGCTCGCGGTCGAGCGCATGCTCGGCATGGAGGTACCCGAGCGCGCGACGTGGGCGCGCACGCTGCTCGCCGAGCTCAACCGCGTCCTCAACCACCTGATGTTCCTCGGCGCCTACCCGCTGGAGATGGGCGCCATCACGCCGATGTTCTACGCGTTCCGCGAGCGCGAGGCGATCCAGCGCGTGATGGAGGAGGTCTCCGGCGGCCGCATGCACTACATGTTCAACCGGGTCGGCGGCCTCAAGGAGGACCTGCCCGCCGGTTGGCTCGACCGGGTCGCCGAGACGGTGCGCGCGGTGCGCGCGCGGCTACCCGACCTCGAGAACATCATCGTCGGCAACGAGATCTTCCTGGCCCGCACGAAGGGCATCGGCGTCCTGACGCCCGAGACCGTCCACCAGTACGGCGTCAGCGGTCCGGTCGCCCGCGCGTCCGGCGTCGACTTCGACCTGCGGCGCGACGAGCCGTACCTCGCGTACGGCGAGCTGTTCGCGCCAGGAGGTCCGGGGCGGGTGGTCGTCCGCGAGGAGGGTGACGCGCGCGCGAGGTTCCGCTGCCTGCTCGACCAGGCGCACGTGTCGCTCGACCTCGTCGACGCCTGCGTCGTGCGCCTGCGCGGCCTGCCTCGCGGGCCGATCAACCAACGGCTGCCCAAGGTGCTCAAGGTGCCGGAGGGCGAGACGTACGCCTGGACCGAGAACCCGCTCGGCATCAACGGCTACTACCTGGTGTCGCGCGGCGAGAAGACACCGTGGCGGATGAAGCTGCGCTCGGCGTCGTTCAACAACGTCCAGGTGCTCGCGGAGATCCTGCCCGGCTGCCTGGTCGCCGACATGATCGCGGTGCTCGGCTCGCTCTTCTTCGTCGTCGGCGACATCGACAGGTAA
- the folK gene encoding 2-amino-4-hydroxy-6-hydroxymethyldihydropteridine diphosphokinase, with translation MRGRCATCGSRSRCDAHFGGRLMTYRAVIAFGSNLGDRLAYLQGGVDALLDTPGTTYIAQSAIYETDPVGGPEQPAFLNAIVIVDTMLPPAALLDRAHAIEEAFERARIEHWGPRTLDVDIISVNDEQFDEGDLTIPHKSAHERAFVLVPWLDADPDAELMGHGKVADVLSTMDRSGVRSSEAALREPA, from the coding sequence ATGCGCGGTCGGTGCGCGACGTGCGGCTCTCGTTCTCGCTGCGATGCTCACTTCGGAGGGCGGCTCATGACCTACCGTGCGGTAATCGCGTTCGGGAGCAACCTCGGGGACCGCCTGGCCTACCTCCAGGGCGGCGTCGACGCGCTGCTCGACACCCCGGGCACGACCTACATCGCGCAATCGGCCATCTACGAGACCGACCCTGTCGGCGGACCCGAGCAACCGGCGTTCCTCAACGCGATCGTCATCGTCGACACGATGCTTCCGCCGGCCGCGCTCCTCGACCGCGCGCACGCGATCGAGGAGGCGTTCGAGCGCGCGCGGATCGAGCACTGGGGTCCGCGCACCCTCGACGTCGACATCATCTCCGTCAACGACGAGCAGTTCGACGAGGGCGATCTCACGATCCCGCACAAGTCCGCGCACGAGCGCGCGTTCGTGCTCGTGCCCTGGCTCGATGCCGATCCCGACGCCGAGCTCATGGGGCACGGCAAGGTGGCCGACGTGCTCTCGACAATGGACAGAAGCGGCGTGCGGAGCTCGGAGGCCGCACTGCGGGAACCTGCGTGA
- a CDS encoding DUF3180 family protein, translating to MARCRSRRRAHGARQGGRRALDNGQKRRAELGGRTAGTCVRPTRIATLVAVAVAVGIGLWVIVRVAYAVIPPLPWTTVAVLVLVTIVELVLAWAVWARINRRPGAPMLGPLVIARYVALAKASAYASAVAAGAFGGLLAYLLDSLSSPTQQADAWVAGASMLASCALCVTAMLLEYACRVPKDPDDEDRKSPANTG from the coding sequence CTGGCTCGATGCCGATCCCGACGCCGAGCTCATGGGGCACGGCAAGGTGGCCGACGTGCTCTCGACAATGGACAGAAGCGGCGTGCGGAGCTCGGAGGCCGCACTGCGGGAACCTGCGTGAGACCCACCCGCATCGCCACTCTCGTCGCGGTCGCCGTGGCCGTCGGCATCGGCCTGTGGGTGATCGTCCGCGTGGCCTATGCGGTGATCCCGCCGCTGCCATGGACGACCGTCGCCGTGCTCGTGCTCGTCACCATCGTCGAGCTCGTCCTTGCCTGGGCGGTCTGGGCGCGCATCAACCGCCGCCCAGGCGCCCCGATGCTCGGCCCGCTGGTGATCGCGCGGTACGTGGCATTGGCCAAGGCGAGCGCGTACGCCAGCGCCGTGGCCGCCGGCGCGTTCGGCGGCCTGTTGGCGTACCTGCTCGACAGCCTCTCCAGCCCCACCCAACAGGCCGACGCCTGGGTCGCCGGTGCGAGCATGCTGGCGTCCTGCGCCCTGTGCGTCACGGCCATGCTGCTCGAGTACGCGTGCCGCGTCCCGAAGGACCCCGACGACGAGGACCGCAAGTCCCCGGCCAACACCGGTTAG
- a CDS encoding sensor histidine kinase, producing MASLWAWLRRHPRIVDGVVAGFIALPNLPYIAAGIFPAGEAMGGRLLATVFILLQCVPLIWRRRWPLGVFAALSSVAFVQWSANHFMTFANVSLLLALYTVAAQSRRLHTALAFLVMELGALLAALRWTGGADDRVVTFVGLSLCILVSGLLGDSARSRRAYYAELEARADRLEREREQEAQLAVADERARIAREMHDVVAHNVSVMVVQAEGAAYLFDTDPGRSRQAMSTVASTGRQALAEMRRLLGVLRSERPADDERAPQPGLGDLPDLVDRVRVAGVAVDLTVTPGKGPVGAGHGLAAYRVVQEALTNVLKHAGPRVCARVRVDRADDALRLTVTDDGRGAAADSTDGRGHGLRGMRERVGVYDGTLRAGPLPGGGYEVYAEIPLKGVGG from the coding sequence CTGGCCTCCCTGTGGGCATGGCTCCGTCGGCACCCGCGCATCGTCGACGGCGTGGTGGCGGGGTTCATCGCGCTACCCAACCTCCCGTACATCGCCGCCGGGATCTTCCCGGCGGGCGAGGCGATGGGCGGTCGCCTCCTCGCGACGGTGTTCATCCTGCTCCAGTGCGTGCCGCTGATCTGGCGGCGGAGGTGGCCGCTTGGCGTCTTCGCGGCGCTGTCGTCAGTGGCGTTCGTCCAGTGGTCGGCGAACCACTTCATGACGTTCGCCAACGTCTCGCTCCTCCTCGCGCTGTACACGGTCGCGGCGCAGAGTCGCCGGCTGCACACGGCCCTCGCCTTCCTCGTCATGGAGCTCGGCGCCCTGCTCGCGGCGCTGCGCTGGACCGGCGGCGCCGACGACCGGGTCGTGACCTTCGTCGGGCTGTCCTTGTGCATCCTCGTGTCCGGCCTGCTCGGCGACAGCGCGCGCAGCAGGCGGGCGTACTACGCGGAGCTGGAGGCGCGGGCGGACCGGCTGGAGCGCGAGCGTGAGCAGGAGGCGCAGCTCGCCGTCGCCGACGAGCGCGCACGGATCGCGCGCGAGATGCACGACGTCGTGGCGCACAACGTGAGCGTCATGGTCGTCCAGGCGGAGGGGGCCGCGTATCTCTTCGACACCGACCCGGGGCGCTCGCGCCAGGCGATGAGCACCGTCGCGAGCACCGGGCGGCAGGCGCTCGCCGAGATGCGCAGGCTGCTCGGCGTGCTCAGGTCGGAACGGCCGGCCGACGACGAACGCGCACCGCAGCCGGGGCTCGGCGACCTGCCCGACCTGGTCGACCGGGTACGGGTCGCCGGCGTCGCGGTCGACCTGACCGTGACGCCAGGGAAGGGTCCGGTAGGTGCCGGCCACGGCCTCGCTGCGTACCGCGTGGTGCAGGAGGCGCTGACCAACGTGCTGAAGCACGCCGGCCCCCGCGTGTGCGCGCGAGTGCGGGTCGACCGGGCGGACGACGCCCTGCGCCTCACCGTCACAGACGACGGCCGGGGAGCGGCGGCCGACTCCACCGACGGCAGGGGACACGGTCTGCGGGGGATGCGTGAGCGGGTCGGCGTCTACGACGGTACGTTGCGGGCGGGACCGCTGCCCGGAGGTGGTTACGAGGTGTACGCGGAGATCCCGTTGAAGGGGGTGGGCGGATGA
- a CDS encoding CPBP family intramembrane metalloprotease, with product MADEAIERPRRSPWAFFGLVVVLSVPLYVLNPLVHAAGMPKNMPVLDAALAFVPFAAAAILTARREGAPGIGRLLRRAVDLGRIGRKTWYLPVFLLAPGTLLASYGLMRLFGVQVAGQPRLPLAAMLVLPLVFLVAAAGEELGWTGYATDPLQERLGALGAALVLGTVWWAWHLPSIVQSGQPPVLVALGALAAIGGRVVWVWIYHGTGRSVAAIIVVHALANVCGSFVPSVPTGAGGPVTVVLAVTVTVLWGARTLARFRFAGRARADASP from the coding sequence ATGGCTGACGAGGCGATCGAGCGGCCGCGGCGGTCGCCGTGGGCGTTCTTCGGCCTCGTCGTCGTGCTGTCGGTCCCGCTGTACGTCCTCAACCCCCTCGTGCACGCGGCGGGCATGCCCAAGAACATGCCGGTGCTCGACGCGGCGCTCGCGTTCGTACCGTTCGCCGCCGCCGCGATCCTCACCGCCAGGCGTGAGGGGGCACCCGGTATCGGTCGGCTGCTGAGGCGGGCGGTCGATCTCGGCAGGATCGGGCGGAAGACCTGGTACCTGCCCGTGTTCCTCCTGGCGCCGGGCACGCTGCTCGCGTCGTACGGGCTCATGCGCCTGTTCGGGGTGCAGGTGGCCGGCCAGCCGCGCCTCCCGCTCGCGGCGATGCTGGTACTGCCGCTCGTCTTCCTCGTCGCCGCCGCGGGTGAGGAGTTGGGCTGGACGGGCTACGCCACCGACCCGCTGCAGGAGCGGTTGGGTGCACTCGGTGCCGCGCTGGTCCTTGGCACGGTGTGGTGGGCCTGGCACCTCCCGTCGATCGTGCAGAGCGGGCAGCCGCCGGTGCTTGTCGCGCTGGGAGCGCTCGCCGCGATCGGCGGGCGGGTCGTGTGGGTCTGGATCTACCACGGCACGGGGCGAAGCGTCGCCGCGATCATCGTGGTGCACGCACTGGCCAACGTCTGCGGCTCGTTCGTGCCGTCGGTCCCCACGGGCGCGGGTGGACCCGTCACCGTGGTCCTCGCGGTCACCGTCACGGTCCTGTGGGGCGCGCGCACGCTGGCGCGGTTCAGGTTCGCCGGCCGAGCCCGCGCGGACGCCTCCCCCTGA
- a CDS encoding sigma-70 family RNA polymerase sigma factor: MARSGRATVARSRGDDERAFGELFDEHRPGVFAYLVGRVSDRDWAGDLLQDVFLRAWRRLDEIRDLPVERQRAWIFTVAKNLVTDAYRSRATRAATMSTLRQTAETAAPCHDEPASRVEAAERVSAVASAVRQLPDELRVIVTMNAVGELTSAQIGEALGQPAGTIRYKLSLARRRLAEILETHAPTAVEAR; this comes from the coding sequence TTGGCGAGATCAGGGCGAGCGACGGTGGCACGGAGCCGCGGTGACGACGAGCGGGCGTTCGGGGAGCTCTTCGACGAGCACCGCCCGGGCGTCTTCGCGTACCTGGTGGGCAGGGTGAGCGACAGGGACTGGGCGGGCGACCTGCTGCAGGACGTCTTCCTGCGGGCGTGGCGCCGGCTCGACGAGATCCGTGACCTGCCGGTCGAGCGGCAGCGCGCGTGGATCTTCACGGTGGCGAAGAACCTCGTCACCGACGCGTACCGCTCGCGCGCGACCCGCGCGGCGACGATGTCGACGTTGCGACAGACCGCGGAGACCGCCGCTCCCTGTCACGACGAGCCGGCGTCCCGGGTGGAGGCCGCCGAACGGGTGTCCGCGGTGGCGTCGGCCGTCCGGCAACTGCCCGACGAGCTGCGCGTCATCGTCACGATGAACGCCGTCGGCGAGCTGACGAGCGCGCAGATCGGGGAGGCGCTGGGCCAGCCGGCGGGCACGATCAGGTACAAGCTCTCGCTCGCGCGTCGCAGGCTGGCCGAGATCCTCGAGACGCACGCACCGACGGCAGTGGAGGCACGATGA